The following are encoded in a window of Poecile atricapillus isolate bPoeAtr1 chromosome 36 unlocalized genomic scaffold, bPoeAtr1.hap1 SUPER_36_unloc_4, whole genome shotgun sequence genomic DNA:
- the PSMB6 gene encoding proteasome subunit beta type-6, whose protein sequence is MAAVTVWESRAGSGPAGPHREWTAEPVSTGTTIMAVEFDGGVVIGADSRTTTGSYIANRVTDKLTPVHDRIFCCRSGSAADTQAVADAVAYQLAFHSVELEEPPRVRTAARLFQQSCYRYREELSAGIIVAGWDPRRGGQVYVVPMGGLLLRQPFAVGGSGSSYIYGFLDATFQPGMTRSQCQEFVARALALAMVRDGSSGGVIRLAAITEEGVERTVLAGSDLPWGDGGPPV, encoded by the exons ATGGCGGCCGTGACGGTGTGGGAGTCGCGGGCTGGGTCAGGCCCCGCCGGGCCTCACCGGGAATGGACGGCGGAGCCCGTCAGCACCGGC ACCACCATCATGGCCGTGGAGTTCGATGGAGGCGTCGTCATAGGGGCCGACTCCCGAACCACCACCGG GTCCTACATAGCCAACCGAGTGACAGACAAACTGACCCCCGTCCACGACCGAATCTTCTGCTGCCGCTCGGGCTCGGCAGCCGACACTCAGGCAGTGGCTGATGCTGTGGCCTATCAGCTGGCCTTCCACAG cgTGGAGCTGGAGGAGCCGCCGCGGGTGCGCACAGCCGCCCGCCtcttccagcagagctgctaCCGGTACCGTGAGGAACTCAGCGCCGGCATCATTGTCGCTGGCTGGGACCCACGGCGGGGGGGACAG GTGTACGTGGTGCCAATGGGAGGGCTGCTCTTGCGCCAGCCCTTCGCTGTGGGGGGCTCAGGAAGCTCCTACATTTATGGATTCCTGGACGCCACATTCCAGCCGGGGATGACCcgctcccagtgccaggaatTCGTCGCCCgtg CACTGGCCCTGGCGATGGTGCGGGACGGCTCCAGTGGGGGGGTCATCAGGCTGGCGGCCATCACCGAGGAGGGAGTGGAACGGACGGTCCTGGCCGGCTCTGACCTGCCCTGGGGTGATGGTGGCCCCCCTGTTTGA